Below is a window of Drosophila nasuta strain 15112-1781.00 chromosome X, ASM2355853v1, whole genome shotgun sequence DNA.
GCCTCAGTGTGACCGTCGCTATACtgcttaaatataccatatactaaagtagaatataaaatatcgGTTACATGGGCTTCAGTAATTGATATCGATATTTATTGGTGTTGTGATTTTCAAAATTCGAATGTTCGGCAACGCAATTTTTTGACAGTTAGCTTTCAGTTAATAACGTGCGCAtagtaaaaattattaataaaccTAGCCAACAAGTTtttacaacaaacaaaatgaaaactattaaAGAAGAACCTTGCCTCAAGAGAAATTACATTCTTCAACATTTTTCGCTTGACCTGCACAAAGAATTTGCACATGAAGAAGCTAAAGAAAAACCGgaagcagcaaacaaaatggtGACACATGAGCTTGGCACCATGAAGTGGGATATTGAGAGTTCCGATGATAAGTTGGACAGCGCCGAAGCTTTGCTGGATGAAACTGAGCTGAGTGCCGAGTTCCGTATGGAAAACTTTATACATCGCATTCAATCGAAATATGTGCTGGTGAGTCGtcaatacattttgttttacatagttataaatgtatttaagcTTGATGtcatttggaaataaaatgaatacctTCAAAGGCAAAAAAGCTTATCCGAGAGAAGTTGTTAAaggaaaaattgtaaaagtgttaaataattgttaaaggTTCGTCCAAAGTCCGAGGAAGTGTTTAATGTGAATGGGCCACAGGAAGCTATTCGCTTAGGTGCAGAGCTGGCTGTCAAGACGCTTTCACAGGAGCACACAGTTGGCAACAAGTTACAGCTCAAGGTAACCGAGGTGAGTGTATGAATCTCTCAGATCTGACTTGCATTTTACAATGTGCTTTCTTCACAGGTTTATAGCCCCTTTCAGTTCTGGTTTCTGGAGGCCAAAGATGCCAATCTGGTGACGGAGATGTCCCATAAGATATTGTAAGTGGGAGCCAACTCTATGTATGCAGTGTATGCAATTCATTCCATCGACTCCCTTCTGCAGCAACTTTTATAGCGATGGGCATGGATTGTGTTGGATGCTGACGCCTCCCTTTCTGAAACCCGGCTACATTTGTGCCGCCTTTCATCAATCCGCGTGGAAGCGTGCACGCATCGTGAGTGTGATCTCCGCCAGAGAGGTGTCCGTCTATATGCTTGACTATGGCCAAAGTGCTCAATTGCCGGCTAATCAGCTGAATTTTCTGCACAAGCAATTCATGCAACTTCCGGCAATGGCAATGCGTGGCACTTTGACGGACGTGTATCCTCTAGATATGCATTGGCCGGCGAATGCGACGAACTACTTTAAACTCCTGGTGCGTGGTCATTATCTTTATGCCGTCATTAAAGACACTGACATCGAGGATCGTACTCTCTTTGTCAATCTTTGTGAATCACCGGACTTGCAGCACAGCATCAGCGATCAGTTGATCCGTGATAAATTGGCAGGCATCAGTCGAAATTATAGCGCTAAAACGATCGAATCCAACAACGGACGACGTGTTCGCTATATACGCGAACGTCTGCCCAGGTGAAACTCTTCAGGAATCAGCAATCTATAATCCATAATAactatatttgtttttcttgatGCAGCTTTGACATGTTGGAACAACAATTGATTATCGCTGACTgcgaaaaatttgaaaagatGTTCGATGGGATCGTCTATAATTCACAATTTTATAGACACTTCAAGGCGCCCAAGTTGACGAATCCTTTTCACAAAGATCTCGAGAATGCGTTGGACGACTGGTTGGAGAAACACAAGCGCATTCAGCGCATGAATCCATAAAATGCTATGCATGT
It encodes the following:
- the LOC132795039 gene encoding tudor domain-containing protein 6 — translated: MKTIKEEPCLKRNYILQHFSLDLHKEFAHEEAKEKPEAANKMVTHELGTMKWDIESSDDKLDSAEALLDETELSAEFRMENFIHRIQSKYVLVRPKSEEVFNVNGPQEAIRLGAELAVKTLSQEHTVGNKLQLKVTEVYSPFQFWFLEAKDANLVTEMSHKIFNFYSDGHGLCWMLTPPFLKPGYICAAFHQSAWKRARIVSVISAREVSVYMLDYGQSAQLPANQLNFLHKQFMQLPAMAMRGTLTDVYPLDMHWPANATNYFKLLVRGHYLYAVIKDTDIEDRTLFVNLCESPDLQHSISDQLIRDKLAGISRNYSAKTIESNNGRRVRYIRERLPSFDMLEQQLIIADCEKFEKMFDGIVYNSQFYRHFKAPKLTNPFHKDLENALDDWLEKHKRIQRMNP